One window of the Sciurus carolinensis chromosome 8, mSciCar1.2, whole genome shotgun sequence genome contains the following:
- the Il6 gene encoding interleukin-6, with translation MKFFSSAFLPVAFLGLLLEVATAFPTSELPREDVEEGVTSNKPMRTTSEKTGEQISYLIKEVFELRKQLCKNDETCIKSQVAVSENNLNLPKMTEKDGCFQTGYNRDNCLVRITSGLLEFQIYLKYIQNKFQDSKDNDRAQHVQYSSKALIEILKEEVKNPDKIIFPSPTANASLMEKLESQNDWQKIMTIQLILSSLEDFLQFTMRAVRKA, from the exons ATGAAGTTCTTCTCAA GCGCCTTCCTTCCAGTTGCCTTCTTGGGGCTGCTCCTAGAGGTGGCTACTGCCTTCCCCACCTCAGAACTTCCCAGAGAAGATGTAGAGGAGGGTGTCACTTCAAATAAACCAATGCGTACCACTTCAGAAAAAACCGGAGAACAGATTTCCTACCTCATCAAGGAAGTCTTCGAACTGAGAAAACAG CTGTGCAAGAATGATGAAACCTGTATCAAGAGCCAGGTTGCAGTGTCCGAAAACAATCTGAACCTTCCAAAGATGACCGAAAAAGATGGATGCTTCCAAACTGGATACAACCGG GACAATTGCCTTGTAAGAATCACCTCTGGGCTTCTGGAGTTTCAGATCTACCTGAAGTACATCCAGAACAAGTTTCAGGATAGCAAGGACAATGACAGAGCCCAACATGTGCAGTACAGTTCCAAAGCCCTCATTGAGATCCTGAAAGAAGAG gtGAAGAATCCTGATAAAATAATCTTCCCTAGTCCAACTGCAAATGCCAGCCTGATGGAAAAGCTGGAGTCACAGAACGACTGGCAGAAGATCATGACCATACAACTCATCTTGAGCAGCCTTGAGGATTTCCTGCAGTTCACCATGAGGGCTGTTCGGAAAGCATAG